A window from Opitutia bacterium ISCC 52 encodes these proteins:
- a CDS encoding DUF2071 domain-containing protein: MLHKHPAFVQTDHRPWPLPNGNWLLSQQWLNLAFIHWEIDPDQLRAEIPSELTLDLYDGKAWIGIVPFDMKGVTFRGLPAIAPLSEFPEINVRTYVEYKGKKGVWFFSLDVPKQFVAWTARTFFHLPYRRAQVEVILRDQSVHYSHQMKHSAFEATYKPTQTCHWDNDSFEIWATERYCLYCQSKRGQLYRTEVHHPQWPLEKAEISFQKNTLLNDFEIGDQHPSVLFSRSIDVIAYPPTALSK; the protein is encoded by the coding sequence ATGCTCCACAAGCATCCAGCCTTCGTACAAACGGATCATAGACCGTGGCCACTACCCAATGGAAATTGGTTGCTCTCTCAACAATGGCTGAACCTGGCCTTCATACATTGGGAAATCGATCCAGATCAACTGCGGGCCGAGATTCCATCCGAACTTACCTTGGATTTATACGACGGAAAAGCTTGGATAGGAATTGTCCCATTTGACATGAAAGGTGTTACTTTCCGGGGCCTTCCCGCCATTGCACCACTCAGCGAATTCCCAGAGATCAATGTCAGGACCTATGTCGAATACAAAGGGAAAAAGGGGGTTTGGTTTTTCAGTCTCGATGTCCCAAAGCAATTTGTGGCCTGGACTGCTCGGACCTTTTTCCATCTACCTTATCGCCGAGCGCAAGTAGAGGTAATTCTAAGGGATCAATCGGTTCACTACTCTCATCAGATGAAGCATTCTGCCTTTGAGGCTACTTACAAACCAACCCAAACCTGCCACTGGGATAATGATTCTTTCGAAATATGGGCTACGGAACGCTACTGCCTTTATTGTCAGAGCAAGCGCGGGCAACTGTATCGCACGGAAGTGCACCATCCCCAATGGCCACTTGAAAAGGCGGAGATCTCTTTTCAAAAGAACACCTTGCTCAATGATTTTGAGATTGGCGACCAGCATCCTTCAGTCCTCTTTTCAAGGAGCATTGATGTCATAGCCTATCCTCCGACAGCTTTGTCTAAATAA
- a CDS encoding heme-binding protein has product MLKFLIPLALILQSPFLMAYEQAFEPTKPGVIEFKELPAGRLLESRGNGSYFDSSNNLFGPLFRYIQKNDIAMTTPVEARMDPGTMYFWVSKTQEEKASKDAASVRVIDVAKRRVAAHGARGSYSPENFEKTMSALLKWVDSQSDIETVGDPFAVYWDGPFKPWFLKTYEVQVEIKFKKSPSNLQNRS; this is encoded by the coding sequence ATGCTTAAATTTCTAATTCCACTGGCACTCATCCTCCAATCTCCATTCCTTATGGCCTACGAGCAAGCTTTCGAACCAACAAAGCCAGGCGTCATCGAATTCAAAGAACTTCCAGCTGGACGGCTGCTTGAGTCGCGCGGCAATGGTTCCTATTTCGACAGCTCCAATAATCTCTTTGGCCCGCTGTTTCGGTACATTCAGAAAAACGATATTGCAATGACGACCCCCGTTGAAGCGCGAATGGATCCTGGCACCATGTATTTTTGGGTATCCAAGACTCAGGAGGAAAAAGCGTCGAAGGACGCTGCTAGTGTTCGAGTGATTGATGTAGCAAAACGCCGAGTAGCCGCTCACGGAGCCCGTGGCTCCTATAGCCCAGAAAATTTCGAGAAAACCATGAGTGCTCTACTGAAGTGGGTTGATAGCCAATCGGATATTGAAACTGTAGGTGACCCATTTGCAGTGTATTGGGATGGCCCCTTCAAACCATGGTTTCTAAAAACATATGAAGTCCAGGTTGAGATTAAATTCAAAAAGAGTCCTTCAAATCTCCAAAACCGCAGTTAG
- a CDS encoding tryptophan-rich sensory protein, whose product MILRIIVFLTLNFAALTIGGLSMGNGASSTWYLDLNKAPWTPPGWSFGAAWTLIMVCFSFYMSYAWTAASNTRYLALLYTAQWVLNTAWSPVFFRYHQSISGLVIISLLTLLVTYFLFSYLRRLRIKSLFILPYFLWLIIATSLNAYIVLYN is encoded by the coding sequence ATGATACTTAGAATCATCGTGTTCCTTACTCTAAACTTTGCCGCCCTGACCATAGGAGGATTATCGATGGGAAACGGGGCATCTTCGACTTGGTACCTCGATCTAAACAAAGCTCCCTGGACACCACCTGGATGGTCATTCGGCGCGGCGTGGACCCTCATCATGGTGTGTTTTTCATTTTACATGTCCTACGCATGGACAGCTGCTAGCAATACACGCTATCTCGCACTCCTTTACACCGCTCAATGGGTCCTGAACACAGCCTGGAGTCCGGTATTCTTCCGCTATCATCAGAGCATATCAGGCCTGGTCATAATCAGCCTACTGACTCTTTTAGTTACTTACTTTTTATTCAGCTACCTCCGGCGGCTAAGAATCAAGAGCCTATTCATACTACCCTACTTCCTATGGCTAATAATAGCCACTTCACTGAACGCCTACATCGTACTATACAATTAA
- a CDS encoding DoxX family protein, with the protein MEILQTICQLIVGLGILNVWLLRFKKKTPYRGGEASDIKEEFSVYGLPDSSVWVVGAIKISAALALLIGIALPLLVLPAAIVLAILMLGAIIMHVKVKDPAMKSLPAAGVLVLTLLLIYIQLSA; encoded by the coding sequence ATGGAGATTTTACAGACCATTTGTCAGCTTATCGTCGGACTAGGTATATTAAATGTTTGGCTTCTTCGCTTTAAGAAAAAGACCCCTTACCGAGGCGGTGAGGCCTCGGATATCAAAGAAGAGTTTTCCGTCTATGGCTTGCCTGATTCGTCTGTCTGGGTGGTAGGCGCAATTAAGATCAGCGCCGCACTTGCTTTGTTAATAGGCATAGCCTTACCTTTATTAGTGCTTCCAGCGGCGATCGTTTTGGCTATTTTAATGCTCGGGGCGATAATCATGCATGTGAAGGTGAAAGATCCAGCCATGAAATCCCTTCCCGCCGCAGGCGTTCTTGTTCTCACTCTGTTACTGATCTACATCCAATTAAGTGCGTAG
- a CDS encoding DoxX family protein has translation MYYILSLFSALSFLVYAIGCLFSSHMLLEFNRYGFAKYRIAIGLLQLLGVTGLLIGFIIPLIGALAAGGLALHMLCAVGIRIKIGDSVLRTSPAFFYLALNASLVISYLRT, from the coding sequence ATGTATTACATACTCAGCCTGTTTAGTGCGCTGTCCTTTCTCGTTTACGCGATAGGATGCCTTTTTAGTAGCCATATGTTATTGGAATTCAATCGGTACGGTTTCGCCAAATATCGAATTGCCATAGGCCTGCTTCAGCTGTTGGGAGTAACTGGTCTGCTTATTGGATTTATTATCCCGTTAATCGGAGCACTCGCGGCGGGCGGACTCGCTCTTCATATGCTGTGTGCTGTTGGCATACGGATCAAGATAGGAGACAGCGTCCTTCGGACTTCACCCGCATTTTTCTACCTGGCACTTAACGCTAGTCTCGTCATATCATACCTACGCACTTAA
- a CDS encoding FAD-dependent oxidoreductase, whose protein sequence is MKHKTSQIEFLVIGAGMTGLAAANALTQSGKEVVLLDKARGVGGRLGNRRFDGAVFDHGAQFITARDGRFKRLTLDWQNRGIIKEWRQRKLGADVVPRFRGSPTMSAIAKELGQNLDIRLSSPVGSIKQEGDEWSISLKEGEHIQANALLITPPVTQSLAILDAGKISIPEETRQRLEKIQYEKCFAVMVLLEQPSCIPKPGYFKLKKGPIAWIADNQIKGISEIPAVTIHATGEYSETNWERDRDEIARDLIHSAKEWLGSSVVKYQIHGWRYSKPTTTNVNLCEVISQHPPLLMAGDAFASARVEGAVLSGWAAAGTLLELRSNFQKSQQARPI, encoded by the coding sequence ATGAAACACAAGACATCCCAAATCGAATTTCTAGTCATTGGCGCTGGAATGACCGGGCTGGCAGCAGCAAATGCACTGACCCAATCAGGGAAAGAAGTAGTCTTGCTGGATAAAGCTCGCGGTGTTGGAGGCCGTCTCGGCAATCGGCGCTTCGATGGGGCCGTCTTTGACCATGGCGCTCAATTCATAACTGCTCGTGACGGTCGCTTCAAGAGACTTACATTGGACTGGCAAAACAGAGGGATCATCAAGGAGTGGCGCCAAAGAAAGTTAGGTGCTGATGTCGTCCCACGATTCCGAGGGAGCCCGACCATGTCGGCCATAGCCAAAGAGCTTGGCCAAAATTTAGACATCCGCCTAAGCAGCCCAGTAGGGAGTATTAAACAAGAGGGCGACGAGTGGTCGATCAGCCTCAAAGAGGGTGAGCACATCCAAGCCAACGCGCTATTAATAACTCCCCCTGTTACCCAGTCGCTAGCGATCTTAGATGCAGGAAAAATTTCAATACCAGAAGAAACCAGACAGCGACTAGAGAAGATTCAATACGAGAAGTGCTTTGCGGTCATGGTCCTCCTTGAGCAACCTTCGTGTATTCCCAAACCTGGATATTTCAAACTCAAGAAGGGGCCCATCGCCTGGATAGCAGATAATCAAATCAAGGGTATTTCCGAAATACCCGCGGTCACCATCCATGCCACAGGTGAGTACAGCGAGACGAACTGGGAACGTGACAGAGATGAGATCGCAAGAGATCTTATCCACAGCGCTAAGGAATGGCTCGGATCATCGGTAGTTAAATATCAAATACACGGATGGCGATACAGCAAACCGACAACAACTAACGTGAACCTCTGCGAAGTAATAAGCCAACATCCGCCATTACTCATGGCCGGCGATGCTTTTGCCAGCGCTCGAGTGGAAGGGGCTGTACTTTCGGGATGGGCGGCTGCGGGCACCCTGTTAGAACTTAGGTCCAATTTTCAAAAATCACAACAAGCAAGACCCATTTAA
- a CDS encoding fasciclin domain-containing protein encodes MKSITTIRISIITLLMGVSSYAADVVNMSARAVVGAEEETFIIGSVVDGMPGEMVPMYLRGTGPTDNVSNPIANPNISIFKHEADGPNEVIAGNDDWKTGGQMFAISATQIPPVNDQGAAAIAMLEPGEYSFHLADRAGSGGVGMAEAFEMTLNNIPGNLVDADDFNTLLAAITAALPSADVAGILSGEGPFTLFAPTDAAFAKIPTETLNSLLADPDLLADILLYHAVVGEVPASAVTNGQVMMANGENAIVQVTGAGGVIIQGANVIETDFMASNGIIHVIDKVILPPSGEENIVDAISAAGNFSTLIQAAIDTGAAATLTGDGPFTLFAPSDEAFAALPEGTLESLSNEDLLNILLYHVVTSEVPSSAVNNSKVEMANGAEAIIQVTEDGRVIIQGANVTQTDVLGTNGVVHFIDKVILPPAEGGTIVDTLSGAGNFSTLLTAAVATGAADTLVTDGPFTLFAPTDDAFAALPEGTLESLSNEDLLDILLYHVVVETQVNAADVAAGNVGMGNGDEATLAVDGGVTINDSNVLLTDLFGSNGVVHIIDKVLLPPTE; translated from the coding sequence ATGAAATCAATAACAACAATTAGAATATCAATCATTACCCTGCTGATGGGGGTATCTTCTTATGCAGCAGATGTCGTCAATATGTCCGCTCGTGCCGTCGTGGGTGCCGAAGAAGAAACCTTCATTATCGGGTCTGTCGTCGACGGCATGCCGGGCGAAATGGTGCCCATGTATTTGAGAGGAACAGGGCCGACAGATAATGTTAGCAATCCCATCGCGAATCCAAATATCTCCATTTTCAAACACGAGGCCGATGGCCCCAATGAAGTTATAGCAGGCAACGACGATTGGAAAACTGGAGGCCAGATGTTTGCAATCAGCGCGACCCAGATCCCACCGGTCAATGACCAAGGCGCAGCCGCAATCGCAATGCTGGAGCCAGGTGAATACTCATTCCACCTAGCAGACAGAGCCGGATCAGGTGGCGTAGGAATGGCTGAAGCCTTTGAAATGACCCTGAACAACATTCCAGGGAACCTGGTAGATGCCGACGACTTCAACACTCTGCTAGCTGCTATCACAGCCGCACTTCCAAGTGCTGATGTTGCTGGCATTCTATCAGGTGAAGGGCCATTTACCTTGTTCGCACCCACAGATGCAGCGTTTGCCAAGATTCCAACTGAGACACTGAACAGCCTACTAGCCGACCCTGACCTACTAGCAGACATCCTCCTTTACCACGCTGTGGTAGGCGAGGTACCTGCATCAGCAGTGACCAATGGTCAGGTAATGATGGCGAATGGCGAAAATGCAATTGTGCAAGTGACAGGCGCCGGAGGCGTAATCATTCAAGGAGCCAATGTTATTGAAACTGATTTCATGGCCTCCAACGGCATCATACACGTAATCGACAAAGTTATCCTGCCTCCATCAGGAGAGGAAAACATCGTGGACGCGATCAGTGCAGCTGGAAACTTCAGCACATTGATTCAAGCCGCAATAGACACAGGTGCCGCAGCCACACTGACGGGAGATGGCCCCTTCACACTGTTCGCACCATCGGATGAGGCATTCGCAGCACTCCCTGAAGGAACACTTGAAAGCCTATCCAATGAAGATTTGCTCAACATTCTACTCTACCATGTTGTAACCTCTGAGGTTCCTTCCTCTGCCGTAAACAACTCAAAAGTCGAAATGGCAAACGGAGCTGAAGCAATCATTCAGGTAACTGAGGACGGACGAGTAATCATTCAAGGAGCCAACGTCACCCAAACCGATGTCCTGGGCACGAACGGAGTAGTCCACTTTATTGACAAGGTCATCCTGCCTCCAGCAGAAGGCGGAACAATTGTAGACACGCTATCTGGAGCAGGAAACTTCTCCACACTGCTGACAGCTGCTGTAGCAACTGGAGCAGCCGACACCTTGGTCACTGACGGACCTTTCACCCTTTTCGCACCCACAGACGATGCTTTTGCAGCTTTGCCCGAGGGCACATTGGAAAGCTTATCCAATGAGGACCTCCTGGATATCCTACTCTACCATGTAGTAGTTGAAACCCAGGTTAATGCCGCCGATGTTGCAGCAGGCAATGTAGGCATGGGCAACGGTGATGAAGCAACACTCGCCGTCGACGGTGGGGTCACAATTAACGATAGTAACGTATTATTAACCGACTTGTTCGGTTCGAATGGAGTAGTTCATATAATCGATAAAGTTCTGTTACCACCAACGGAATAA
- a CDS encoding DNA starvation/stationary phase protection protein, translated as MSNTVENQLNAEPSTVVSALRQVVADSYAVLAQTHICHWNVRGPSFFSLHGAFEMQYTELFTAIDEIAERIRALGALAPGGLRNLANIAGMEEIEENASANAMVQHLASANQALVNHLIEARDLAGESGDNQTEDLMIVRIQVHQKTIWMLNSFLESA; from the coding sequence ATGAGTAACACAGTAGAAAATCAATTGAACGCTGAGCCTTCCACCGTTGTGAGCGCCTTACGCCAGGTGGTTGCCGACAGCTATGCTGTTTTAGCGCAAACTCACATATGTCATTGGAATGTCCGCGGACCTTCTTTCTTTTCATTGCACGGCGCATTCGAGATGCAGTACACCGAGTTGTTTACGGCTATAGATGAAATCGCTGAACGCATCCGGGCCTTAGGGGCACTGGCTCCCGGTGGCCTAAGAAATTTGGCAAATATTGCGGGAATGGAAGAAATCGAAGAGAACGCCTCGGCAAACGCGATGGTCCAGCACCTTGCGTCCGCGAACCAAGCCTTGGTTAATCACCTCATTGAAGCCCGGGATCTTGCAGGTGAATCCGGAGATAATCAGACGGAGGACCTCATGATTGTCCGTATTCAAGTGCATCAAAAGACTATTTGGATGTTAAATAGTTTTCTGGAATCGGCTTAG
- a CDS encoding DNA photolyase family protein has product MKLAIHWFRRDLRLEDNRSIQSALSGTLPLLPIFIFDQNILEDLPRNDPRISFIHQELARIHKKLTTMGSGLLVLQGDPQTVWKSLLKRYEIKAAYWNKDYEPYARDRDRSIHDLLTKNDVEVLEQKDQVIFEESEITKDDGKPYTVFTPYKKKWLAKLQPQDLKVETHLNENGFFQHETQFPSLESIGFSDPIIDTPDYDLSQVSAYAAERDLPGIDSTSRLGPHLRFGTVSIREIIKQIHPEHEVFLSELIWREFFTQILFHFPHVISGNFRSKYDGIEWRNDDAEFDAWCRGETGYPLVDAGMRQLNETGFMHNRVRMVVASFLCKHLLIDWCWGEAYFAEKLLDYELASNNGNWQWAAGTGCDAAPYFRVFNPTAQQERFDPHFDYIKRWLPEYGTPAYPEPIVDHKFARERAIVTYKKGLDSFTIDR; this is encoded by the coding sequence ATGAAGTTAGCCATCCACTGGTTCAGAAGAGATTTAAGACTCGAAGACAACAGGTCTATTCAAAGTGCTTTATCTGGCACATTACCGTTACTACCTATATTTATTTTCGATCAGAACATTCTTGAGGACCTTCCTCGAAACGATCCTCGAATCAGCTTCATCCACCAGGAACTGGCGCGAATACACAAGAAGCTGACAACGATGGGCAGCGGACTACTTGTCCTCCAAGGGGATCCGCAAACAGTATGGAAATCGCTTCTTAAGCGATATGAGATCAAAGCCGCGTATTGGAATAAGGACTACGAGCCTTACGCCCGAGATAGAGATCGCAGCATCCATGATTTGCTGACGAAAAACGACGTTGAGGTGCTGGAACAAAAGGACCAGGTGATATTTGAGGAAAGCGAAATCACAAAGGATGACGGCAAGCCCTATACCGTCTTTACACCCTATAAGAAAAAATGGCTGGCTAAGCTGCAGCCACAGGACCTGAAAGTAGAAACACATTTAAACGAGAACGGATTCTTCCAACACGAAACCCAATTCCCATCCCTTGAGTCCATCGGATTTTCAGATCCTATCATAGACACACCAGACTACGACTTAAGCCAAGTTTCGGCCTATGCCGCAGAACGTGACCTTCCGGGAATAGACAGCACATCCCGACTGGGACCTCATTTACGATTTGGCACCGTCAGCATCCGTGAGATCATCAAGCAAATACATCCAGAGCATGAGGTCTTTTTATCGGAGCTGATTTGGCGAGAGTTCTTCACGCAAATACTCTTTCATTTCCCCCATGTAATAAGTGGAAATTTTCGCAGCAAATATGACGGTATCGAATGGCGTAATGACGACGCTGAATTTGACGCCTGGTGCCGAGGTGAAACGGGATATCCACTCGTAGACGCGGGCATGAGACAATTAAACGAGACCGGATTCATGCATAACCGGGTAAGAATGGTGGTCGCTAGTTTTCTATGTAAACACCTCCTTATAGACTGGTGCTGGGGAGAAGCCTATTTTGCGGAGAAGCTACTGGATTACGAACTAGCATCCAACAACGGCAACTGGCAGTGGGCAGCGGGCACCGGCTGCGATGCCGCTCCCTACTTTCGCGTTTTCAATCCCACTGCCCAGCAGGAAAGATTTGATCCACATTTCGATTACATTAAGCGATGGTTACCCGAATACGGAACACCTGCTTATCCTGAACCGATTGTAGATCACAAATTTGCGCGAGAGCGGGCCATTGTCACCTACAAGAAGGGATTGGATAGCTTCACGATTGATCGCTAG
- a CDS encoding cryptochrome/photolyase family protein encodes MQNIRNLLVVLGDQLNADASVFEGFDKSQDVVWMAEAAHESEHVWTHKQRIVIFLSAMRHFRNSLEVDGYRVQYRQLADDKSSDEISQLLRGDLQALKPERVMVTMPGEWRILQDLKKSCGEEDIQLEVVSDAHFFTTIDDFREHVEGRKTLRMEYFYREQRKRFDILMDEGKPVGGDWNYDRENRERFGRDGPPDANPGPGFKPDEITREVMDLVNNRFADHPGSLESFAWPVTANEAGHALRDFIKNRLPYFGKFQDAMWTDEPWLYHSLISSCLNLKLLNPREVVASAEQAYRDGKAPLAAVEGFVRQILGWREFVRGIYWTRMPEYLDYNEMGAEESLPEFFWTGKTDLECLKQVIGQTLEYGYAHHIQRLMVTGLYSLLLGVNPKKVHEWYLAVYVDAVEWVELPNTLGMSQYADGGLMASKPYIATGNYIRKMSNYCSKCPRNPKERTGETACPFTTLYWDYLIRHKETLKNNQRMSLQLRNLDRLNSGERSAIARAANLIRKNPVVCYSSKET; translated from the coding sequence ATGCAGAATATAAGAAACTTGCTGGTTGTTTTAGGAGATCAGCTCAATGCGGATGCCTCTGTTTTTGAGGGTTTTGACAAGTCCCAAGATGTTGTATGGATGGCAGAAGCAGCTCATGAGTCTGAGCATGTGTGGACGCACAAACAGCGTATAGTGATTTTCCTCTCTGCTATGCGGCACTTTCGGAATTCTTTAGAGGTGGATGGCTATCGAGTTCAGTACAGGCAACTTGCCGATGATAAAAGCTCGGACGAAATTTCGCAACTTCTGCGTGGTGACTTGCAGGCTCTGAAGCCCGAGCGGGTAATGGTTACCATGCCAGGCGAATGGCGAATATTGCAAGACCTGAAGAAGTCCTGTGGGGAGGAAGATATCCAACTCGAGGTAGTTAGTGATGCCCATTTTTTTACCACCATCGACGATTTTCGCGAACATGTTGAGGGTCGCAAAACGCTGCGAATGGAATACTTCTATCGTGAACAGCGAAAACGGTTTGATATTCTGATGGATGAAGGCAAACCGGTAGGAGGTGATTGGAATTACGATCGTGAAAACCGCGAGAGATTTGGTCGGGATGGTCCGCCTGACGCAAACCCAGGCCCAGGTTTCAAGCCGGATGAGATTACCCGTGAGGTTATGGACTTGGTCAACAATCGGTTTGCAGATCATCCGGGCTCATTAGAATCGTTTGCTTGGCCAGTAACCGCAAATGAGGCAGGCCATGCGCTACGGGATTTCATAAAGAACCGTTTACCATACTTTGGCAAATTCCAGGACGCCATGTGGACCGACGAACCATGGCTCTATCATTCGTTGATCAGCTCTTGTCTGAATCTTAAATTACTCAATCCCCGGGAAGTAGTTGCCTCGGCCGAACAGGCATACCGAGACGGTAAAGCACCGCTTGCCGCCGTTGAGGGATTTGTAAGGCAAATTCTTGGATGGCGTGAATTTGTGAGAGGCATCTATTGGACGCGCATGCCGGAATACTTGGACTACAACGAGATGGGCGCAGAGGAGTCCTTGCCTGAATTCTTCTGGACCGGGAAGACGGACTTGGAATGTCTAAAGCAAGTGATTGGGCAGACGTTGGAATATGGATACGCGCATCACATTCAACGCCTCATGGTCACGGGATTGTACTCTCTTTTACTCGGGGTAAATCCTAAGAAAGTTCATGAATGGTACCTTGCGGTTTACGTCGATGCCGTTGAATGGGTCGAATTGCCAAACACGCTTGGCATGTCGCAATATGCCGATGGCGGGTTAATGGCTTCCAAGCCCTATATTGCAACCGGTAACTATATTCGGAAGATGAGCAACTACTGTTCGAAATGTCCGCGGAACCCTAAGGAGCGGACAGGCGAGACGGCCTGTCCATTTACCACGCTGTATTGGGACTACCTGATTCGCCATAAGGAGACTCTTAAAAACAATCAACGCATGAGTCTTCAACTCCGGAATCTTGACCGACTAAATTCCGGTGAACGCAGCGCCATTGCTCGAGCAGCTAACCTTATCAGAAAAAACCCAGTCGTTTGTTATTCAAGTAAAGAAACGTAA
- a CDS encoding TIGR01777 family oxidoreductase yields MGSALCKRLEAKGYEVRTLSRSGGDATWDIEAGTISDEAMDKVDGVIHLAGEPIAQRWSEETKQRIIDSREKSVRILVEGIFKQPKPPIYISASGINFYGFNRKEPVDEHSESGEGFLAEVCKKWEGAAQPLTAAGVRAVFIRTGIVLSARGGALAKMLTPFKLGVGGRLGSGTQWMSWISLPDLVDLYCFALEKNELSGPVNAVSPNPVSNASFTKELGKVLNCPAIFPLPVAVIKALFGKMGQETVLADLTVLPTRAEEPGFTWTTPELKMALSHCLRD; encoded by the coding sequence ATTGGATCCGCCCTCTGTAAACGGCTTGAGGCTAAGGGCTATGAAGTGCGAACGCTATCCCGATCAGGTGGTGACGCGACATGGGATATCGAGGCAGGCACTATTAGCGATGAGGCTATGGACAAAGTGGATGGGGTCATTCACCTGGCTGGAGAGCCTATAGCCCAGCGGTGGTCTGAGGAAACCAAACAGCGCATTATCGACAGTCGAGAAAAGAGTGTTCGTATTCTGGTTGAAGGAATTTTTAAGCAACCCAAGCCACCGATTTACATCAGTGCATCGGGGATTAATTTCTACGGTTTTAATCGAAAAGAACCTGTCGATGAACACAGCGAGTCTGGCGAAGGGTTCCTCGCTGAAGTTTGCAAAAAGTGGGAGGGCGCGGCGCAACCCTTGACCGCAGCAGGCGTTCGCGCGGTGTTTATTCGAACGGGAATCGTTCTGAGTGCCCGAGGTGGAGCTTTGGCGAAGATGTTGACTCCATTCAAGCTGGGTGTGGGTGGAAGGCTGGGTTCCGGCACTCAGTGGATGAGTTGGATTAGTCTTCCCGATCTGGTGGATCTGTATTGTTTTGCTTTAGAAAAGAATGAGCTAAGCGGTCCCGTGAACGCGGTCTCTCCCAACCCGGTATCCAACGCATCATTTACTAAGGAACTTGGTAAAGTATTAAACTGTCCAGCAATATTTCCGCTCCCCGTCGCGGTTATAAAAGCACTGTTCGGTAAGATGGGACAAGAGACGGTTCTGGCAGACTTGACCGTTTTGCCGACACGTGCCGAGGAACCAGGTTTTACATGGACAACGCCGGAGTTGAAGATGGCTCTCTCGCACTGTCTTCGGGATTAA
- a CDS encoding ADP-ribosylglycohydrolase family protein, producing MKEILHQAFLGSLVADATAMPVHWYYDVQSLDRDYPELTVYMAPKNPHPDSILWRSSYHPRNPEADILHDQARFWGKRGVHYHQFLEAGENTLNYRLAVELYASILQNGGYDAEQWQQTYIELMRTPGWHKDTYAEEYHRAFFDRLASGMAPEKCGIDDLHIGALATVPSLLAGLSQVEERDPDSWLQIVLKHVNLTHRNTHALRAAEALTRILIDLAGGQNLESTLESRARSWQSPKQFKAWSDFEDRTIVGRKLTPACYLPDSFTASLFLAYKYSDGFEPGILANSLCGGDNCHRGAVVGSILGAINDIPANWISSLKSIERITEAEKPRATSP from the coding sequence ATGAAAGAAATTCTGCACCAAGCCTTCCTCGGCTCTTTGGTGGCTGACGCAACAGCCATGCCCGTTCACTGGTATTATGACGTTCAATCTCTTGACCGGGACTATCCGGAGCTGACCGTATATATGGCGCCCAAGAATCCTCATCCCGACAGTATTCTCTGGCGGTCTTCATACCATCCACGCAACCCGGAAGCGGATATCCTGCACGACCAAGCACGCTTCTGGGGCAAACGGGGTGTTCACTACCATCAATTCCTGGAGGCAGGCGAAAACACCTTGAACTACCGCTTGGCGGTCGAACTCTATGCCAGTATCTTGCAAAATGGCGGTTATGATGCGGAACAATGGCAGCAAACTTACATTGAACTTATGCGAACGCCAGGATGGCATAAGGATACTTATGCAGAGGAATATCATCGTGCATTTTTCGACCGCTTGGCTTCAGGCATGGCTCCCGAAAAATGCGGAATCGATGATCTCCACATTGGGGCATTGGCCACCGTTCCTTCACTCCTGGCCGGCCTAAGCCAAGTTGAGGAACGTGATCCCGATAGTTGGTTACAAATCGTATTAAAACACGTGAATTTGACCCATAGAAACACCCATGCCTTAAGGGCCGCCGAAGCGTTGACTCGAATACTAATAGATCTGGCAGGAGGGCAGAATCTGGAATCGACTTTGGAAAGCAGGGCCAGATCCTGGCAGTCTCCCAAGCAATTCAAAGCCTGGTCGGATTTTGAAGACCGAACCATAGTAGGCCGAAAGCTGACTCCTGCGTGCTACTTGCCAGACTCCTTTACTGCATCCCTTTTTCTTGCCTACAAATATAGCGATGGCTTCGAGCCTGGCATCCTGGCCAATTCCCTTTGCGGAGGAGATAATTGTCACCGAGGTGCTGTTGTTGGTTCTATTCTCGGCGCAATCAATGACATTCCCGCTAATTGGATAAGCTCTCTAAAATCAATAGAGCGTATCACGGAGGCAGAAAAACCCAGAGCAACTTCGCCTTAA